In one Nostoc sp. KVJ3 genomic region, the following are encoded:
- the psaB gene encoding photosystem I core protein PsaB, producing MATKFPKFSQDLAQDPTTRRIWYAIATGNDFETHDGMTEENLYQKIFATHFGHLAIIFLWASSLLFHVAWQGNFEQWIKDPLHIRPIAHAIWDPHFGKPAIEAFTQAGASNPVNITYSGLYHWWYTIGMRNNGELYNGSVFLLLFAAVLLFAGWLHLQPKYRPSLAWFKSAEHRLNHHLAGLFGVSSLAWAGHLIHVAVPEARGQHVGWDNFLNTPPHPAGLTPFFTGNWAVYAQNPDTTGHVFGTSQGAGTAILTFLGGFHPQTEALWLTDIAHHHLAIAVLFIVAGHMYRTNFGIGHSLKEALNAKSFFGIPVEGPFNLPHQGIYDTYNNSLHFQLGWHLAALGVVTSLVAQHMYSMPSYAFIAKDYTTQAALYTHHQYIAGFLMLGAFAHGAIFWVRDYDPEQNKGNVLDRVLKHKEAIISHLSWVSLFLGFHTLGLYVHNDVVVAFGTPEKQILIEPVFAQFVQAANGKVLYGLDTLLSNPDSIAYTAWPNYANVWLPGWLDAINAGTNSLFLTIGPGDFLVHHAIALGLHTTTLILVKGALDARGSKLMPDKKDFGYAFPCDGPGRGGTCDISAWDSFYLATFWMLNTIGWLTFYWHWKHLGVWQGNVAQFNENSTYLMGWFRDYLWANSAQLINGYNPYGVNNLSVWAWMFLFGHLVWATGFMFLISWRGYWQELIETLVWAHERTPLANLVRWKDKPVALSIVQARVVGLAHFTVGYIVTYAAFLIASTAGKFG from the coding sequence ATGGCGACAAAATTTCCAAAATTTAGCCAGGATCTCGCACAGGATCCGACGACTCGTCGGATATGGTATGCGATCGCTACAGGCAACGATTTTGAAACCCATGATGGCATGACGGAAGAAAATCTTTACCAAAAGATTTTCGCAACTCACTTCGGTCACTTGGCAATCATCTTCCTGTGGGCATCCAGCCTCCTGTTCCACGTAGCCTGGCAAGGTAACTTTGAACAGTGGATTAAAGATCCCCTTCACATCCGTCCCATCGCCCATGCGATTTGGGACCCCCACTTTGGTAAACCAGCGATCGAAGCTTTTACCCAAGCGGGCGCTAGCAATCCGGTAAACATTACCTACTCTGGTCTTTACCATTGGTGGTACACCATCGGTATGCGGAATAACGGCGAACTGTACAACGGTTCAGTTTTCCTGCTGTTATTCGCTGCTGTATTATTGTTTGCTGGTTGGCTGCACTTGCAACCCAAGTACCGTCCTAGCTTGGCATGGTTTAAGAGCGCTGAACATCGCCTAAACCACCACTTAGCAGGTTTGTTTGGTGTTAGTTCATTGGCTTGGGCTGGTCACTTAATTCACGTTGCTGTCCCTGAAGCTCGCGGTCAGCACGTAGGTTGGGATAACTTCCTGAATACCCCACCCCACCCAGCCGGTTTGACACCATTCTTTACAGGCAACTGGGCTGTTTACGCTCAAAACCCTGACACCACCGGACATGTATTTGGTACATCCCAAGGTGCAGGAACTGCAATTCTGACTTTCTTGGGTGGTTTCCATCCTCAGACAGAAGCTTTGTGGCTGACTGACATTGCTCACCACCACCTAGCGATCGCAGTTTTATTCATCGTTGCCGGTCACATGTACCGGACAAACTTTGGGATTGGTCACAGTCTCAAAGAAGCATTGAATGCCAAGAGTTTCTTTGGTATTCCAGTTGAAGGTCCGTTCAACCTACCTCACCAAGGTATTTACGACACCTACAACAACTCCTTGCACTTCCAATTGGGTTGGCACTTAGCAGCGCTAGGTGTTGTCACCTCCTTGGTAGCACAGCACATGTACTCCATGCCTTCCTACGCATTCATTGCGAAGGACTACACAACTCAGGCAGCGTTGTACACCCATCACCAGTATATTGCTGGATTTTTGATGCTTGGTGCTTTTGCTCACGGTGCAATCTTCTGGGTACGTGATTACGATCCAGAGCAAAACAAAGGCAACGTACTTGACCGCGTGCTGAAGCACAAAGAAGCGATTATTTCCCACCTTAGCTGGGTATCCCTTTTCTTGGGCTTCCACACCCTTGGTTTGTACGTACACAACGACGTAGTAGTTGCTTTCGGCACTCCTGAAAAGCAAATCTTGATTGAGCCAGTATTTGCTCAATTCGTCCAAGCTGCAAACGGTAAGGTATTGTACGGTTTAGATACATTGCTATCTAACCCTGATAGTATTGCTTACACAGCATGGCCTAACTACGCTAACGTTTGGCTTCCAGGCTGGTTAGATGCCATTAATGCTGGTACTAACTCACTATTCTTGACAATTGGCCCTGGCGACTTCTTGGTACACCATGCGATCGCTCTAGGTCTGCACACCACCACCTTGATCTTAGTCAAAGGTGCTTTGGATGCCCGTGGTTCTAAGCTGATGCCCGATAAAAAGGACTTCGGCTATGCCTTCCCTTGCGACGGCCCCGGTCGTGGCGGTACTTGCGACATCTCAGCATGGGATTCCTTCTACCTCGCTACCTTCTGGATGCTCAACACCATTGGTTGGTTGACCTTCTACTGGCATTGGAAACATCTCGGTGTTTGGCAAGGCAACGTCGCTCAGTTCAATGAGAACTCTACATATCTCATGGGCTGGTTCCGCGATTACCTCTGGGCTAACTCTGCTCAGTTGATTAACGGTTACAACCCTTACGGCGTGAATAACCTGTCTGTCTGGGCTTGGATGTTCTTATTTGGACACCTAGTTTGGGCTACTGGCTTCATGTTCTTAATCTCCTGGAGAGGTTACTGGCAAGAGTTGATTGAAACCCTTGTTTGGGCACACGAACGCACTCCTCTAGCTAACCTAGTTCGCTGGAAAGACAAGCCCGTGGCTCTGTCTATTGTTCAAGCTCGTGTAGTTGGTCTAGCTCACTTCACTGTTGGCTACATCGTGACTTACGCAGCATTCTTGATTGCTTCTACTGCTGGTAAGTTCGGTTAA
- the psaA gene encoding photosystem I core protein PsaA codes for MTISPPEREEKKARVIVDNDPVPTSFEAWAKPGHFDRSLARGPKTTTWIWNLHALAHDFDTHTSDLEDISRKIFSAHFGHLAVVMVWLSGMIFHGAKFSNYEAWLSDPLNVKPSAQVVWPIVGQDILNGDVGGGFHGIQITSGLFQVWRGWGITNSFQLYVTAIGGLVLAGLFLFAGWFHYHKRAPKLEWFQNVESMLNHHLQVLLGCGSLGWAGHLIHVSNPTNKLLDAGVALKDIPLPHEFILNKDLLTELYPSFAAGLAPFFTLNWGQYADFLTFKGGLNPVTGGLWMTDIAHHHLAIAVLFIVAGHQYRTNWGIGHSIKEILENHKGPFTGEGHKGLYENLTTSWHAQLATNLAFLGSLTIIIAHHMYAMPPYPYLATDYATQLCIFTHHMWIGGFLIVGGAAHAAIFMVRDYDPVVNQNNVLDRVIRHRDAIISHLNWVSIFLGFHSFGLYIHNDTMRALGRPQDLFSDTGIQLQPVFAQWIQNIHALAPGTTAPNALEPVSYVFGGGILAVGGKVAAAPIVLGTADFLIHHIHAFTIHVTVLILLKGVLYARSSRLIPDKANLGFRFPCDGPGRGGTCQVSGWDHVFLGLFWMYNSISIVIFHFSWKMQSDVWGTVDADGTVTHITGGNFAQSAITINGWLRDFLWAQATQVINSYGSALSAYGLLFLGAHFVWAFSLMFLFSGRGYWQELIESIVWAHNKLKVAPAIQPRALSIIQGRAVGVAHYLLGGIATTWAFFHAHILSVG; via the coding sequence ATGACAATAAGTCCTCCGGAGCGAGAGGAAAAAAAGGCAAGAGTAATCGTCGATAACGATCCAGTTCCAACCTCATTCGAGGCATGGGCAAAACCTGGACACTTTGACAGATCCTTAGCCAGAGGTCCCAAAACCACCACATGGATTTGGAACCTGCACGCACTCGCCCATGATTTCGATACACATACAAGCGATTTAGAAGACATATCCCGCAAGATATTCTCAGCCCACTTCGGCCACCTAGCCGTAGTGATGGTTTGGTTGAGCGGGATGATTTTCCACGGCGCGAAGTTTTCTAACTACGAAGCTTGGCTAAGTGATCCGTTAAACGTTAAGCCTAGCGCTCAAGTCGTTTGGCCCATTGTCGGACAAGACATTTTAAACGGTGATGTTGGCGGTGGTTTCCACGGCATTCAAATCACCTCCGGTTTGTTCCAAGTATGGCGTGGTTGGGGGATTACAAACTCCTTCCAACTTTACGTAACTGCGATCGGTGGGTTGGTATTAGCAGGTTTATTCCTATTTGCCGGCTGGTTCCACTACCACAAACGCGCTCCTAAACTGGAATGGTTCCAGAATGTGGAGTCCATGCTGAATCACCACTTGCAAGTATTGCTAGGTTGTGGTTCCTTGGGATGGGCAGGTCACTTAATCCACGTGTCCAATCCGACCAACAAGCTTTTGGATGCAGGCGTTGCTCTCAAAGACATCCCCTTGCCCCACGAGTTCATCTTGAACAAAGACTTGTTGACCGAGTTGTACCCCAGCTTTGCTGCTGGTTTAGCACCTTTCTTCACCTTGAACTGGGGTCAGTATGCTGACTTCCTCACCTTCAAGGGCGGTCTGAACCCAGTAACTGGTGGCTTGTGGATGACTGACATCGCGCATCACCACTTAGCGATCGCAGTTCTCTTTATCGTTGCTGGTCATCAGTACCGTACCAACTGGGGTATTGGTCACAGCATTAAAGAGATCCTCGAAAACCATAAAGGTCCTTTCACTGGTGAAGGTCACAAAGGTCTCTACGAAAACCTGACCACATCCTGGCACGCTCAATTGGCTACTAACCTAGCCTTCTTGGGTTCACTGACCATCATCATCGCGCATCACATGTACGCGATGCCCCCCTATCCATACTTGGCAACTGATTACGCTACACAGTTGTGCATATTCACTCACCATATGTGGATCGGTGGCTTCTTGATCGTTGGTGGAGCGGCTCACGCTGCTATCTTCATGGTGCGGGATTACGATCCAGTTGTGAACCAAAACAACGTGCTGGATCGGGTGATTCGTCACCGCGACGCGATTATTTCTCACCTGAACTGGGTGTCTATTTTCCTTGGCTTCCATAGCTTTGGACTTTACATCCACAACGACACAATGCGCGCATTGGGTCGTCCTCAAGACTTGTTCTCTGATACAGGGATTCAATTGCAGCCGGTATTTGCCCAGTGGATACAAAATATCCACGCCTTGGCTCCTGGTACAACTGCACCTAATGCCCTAGAACCAGTTAGCTATGTCTTTGGCGGCGGTATTTTGGCTGTTGGCGGAAAAGTGGCAGCTGCACCCATTGTTTTGGGCACAGCCGACTTCTTAATTCATCACATTCACGCCTTCACCATTCACGTCACCGTTCTAATTCTGCTCAAAGGTGTGCTGTACGCCCGTAGCTCTCGTCTGATTCCAGACAAAGCAAACTTGGGCTTCCGCTTCCCTTGCGACGGGCCTGGTCGTGGCGGTACTTGCCAAGTGTCTGGTTGGGATCACGTATTCCTCGGACTATTCTGGATGTACAACTCGATATCAATTGTAATTTTCCACTTTAGCTGGAAGATGCAATCAGATGTCTGGGGAACCGTAGATGCAGATGGTACCGTGACTCACATCACTGGTGGTAACTTTGCCCAAAGTGCTATTACCATCAACGGTTGGTTACGTGACTTCTTGTGGGCACAAGCTACACAAGTCATCAATTCCTATGGCAGCGCGCTATCTGCCTATGGTCTACTCTTCTTAGGCGCTCACTTTGTCTGGGCATTCAGCTTGATGTTCCTGTTCAGTGGTCGCGGCTACTGGCAAGAATTGATTGAGTCCATTGTTTGGGCACATAACAAACTGAAGGTAGCTCCAGCAATCCAGCCTCGCGCTCTGAGCATTATTCAGGGTCGGGCTGTAGGGGTAGCTCATTACCTCTTGGGAGGAATTGCCACAACTTGGGCATTCTTCCATGCACACATCCTTTCAGTAGGGTAG